From Palaemon carinicauda isolate YSFRI2023 chromosome 41, ASM3689809v2, whole genome shotgun sequence:
TCTCTTTATGTCTTGTAGAGGGtatgattgtttgcaatcatccccATGTGCTGAGTGTAGGTTGTGGCCCACTGTGTGATGGAAGGCAAATGCATTGTATGAGAAAAAGTGAGCTAAGCCTTCTCCGGTGTCTGTTTTGGCTACGCCCAAGAAGGCACTGAGGAAGTCTTTCACCTCTTTCTTTCCCTCATCAAGTATGACTGCTACCACTGCTTTTGTGCATATGCCCCTGGCCCGGTCCTAGGAATTATGCGGCAGGAGTGAGGAGACCTTGGATCTACATCAGCGTATTTTTCAGGTTCTGGTGGGTATTTGGGGTTTTCCCAGTGGTTGCCATATCCCATCAGAGGTAGCAAAACTTTCTGCTGCTGTACAGACTGCTACTGACGAGTTTGGCCTAAGGAAGGCTTGGGCTTACTAGGGTCTTTTAGGTAGGCCCTATGTGGCTTTGTTAAGGAAACTGGTAGCTAAGGCTACCTCATCCGAGTATTAAAAATGCCAGTGTCTCCCCTAGGATGATATCTGTGATTAAGGGCAAGGTGGAAATGACCCTAGTGGTGATCCTACCCCATGTTATCATCAGGCCCAAAAGGACTATGAAGGGTTGTCAGTGCCGGTAGAAAAAGCTCCAGCATTATGTGGTGACATCCCTTAGGTAAGTCAACCTCAGTTTCAaattatatagaaagagagagaattacatAAACAATGCTGTGTGTGCAGTACAGTAGCGTGACCTGGAGATCAGCTGATCGCTAACGATAGTAAAACCAAAGTAATTGTTAAATATTGAAATGCTCCCGAAATTGAAAAATAGCACTTAAACATGCTTCATTAAACCACTATTAAACACTATAAGTTAtagtgaaatatgaaggcttaataataaaataaatttaaatactgtgtaaagctttaaaaatgaactagccGTAcgaacgcacgtacacacacagaaaaagagagaacaTATTTGTACGGTTAAAAATAATAGCTATAAACGAagtatatgaaaactatgatatcatGTAACATTCTGGTGCTGtatataatattcatcatgaatatatttcaaataaattacgtaattatataaacaatacgccATTTGTATGTGCAATGAGGGACCGTCAGATCAACAgcacagctgatcacaaccaaaggtaaacaaaaaagttgGTAATTGTTGACTGCAAAAATTTttccgaaattgaaaaatataatacaataggGATTTATTAGATCATAAGATAtactatggaacaagaaaattcaataatgatatgcagtaagaaaatattgataaaatatgacttggatGATTGCCAAATCATAACACAGCTTGATAAATctatggaaacttcacttttttagttcgacatacGCTGAAATCGACTTACGATGagcctctcggtccctatctccgtcgtaagtcggcgactacctgtactTGGGCATGGTGAAATACATGACAGCAGCGAGGGTCTTTCCATCGGATGATCACATCAGCAAGCTCAAGGAGATAGTGTGACCGTTCTTTTCCAAGAATGTACTCCCATCTCGGCGCTGGCAGAGTCTTCATGGCAACCTTAACTTGGTGGAGAGGCTCATTACTATCGGGTGCCTTCATTAGAGATCTCTTCAGTGGTTTTTGAAGGatcattggtcagtctctagggattaCCCTTGCCTATAGGTTCCAGTAGTGAGGAATCTCACTGGACTCCCTACCACCAGACATGCAACTGTTCTCAAAAGAGTCTGGTCAGAAGAAGTAGGCCTCTGCACATCAACATCCTAGAAATGCAAGTAACCTTTCTAGCACAGCAAGCATTCCAAGAATTTTTGAGACTGCACTTAGTAGTGTTGAAGATCCACAACACCACTTTAATGGCTTATTTCAACAAGAAAGGGAGCACATTTCTGAACCCCCCCCCCTTTGCAAACTAATGAAGCAGATGCACATCTGGGCATTGTTCCACAGTGTAGAGTTGTCAGCCAaatacattccaggcaagaggaatgtactagcTGGCATGCACATGTTGGTgtcatattatgaaataaaaacataatgaatgtacgtcttttccattgtttacgtttGTAATGTGAGACTACAGCTacgctttccaaatcagctgattaagggaAACTACCAAAAGATGTTTTTTCCCTTGCTAAAAGAGAATTGGAGGGTCTCAATATGTTAGATCGCAAGTTACACGAGTATATATTGTATTACTAtgctttacatttttaatttttagttCCAAATATGatttttaacaattaaaatatgaaACTTATCTGCCCTCAGAAACCGGTAATATAAAGAGGAGTCCGTAGTATagatttacattaatatatttataaatctgcaATATTGCAAGGGAATACCAAACAAGCGGATAACAAGAGTTAATAGCTACAAAAACATTCTGACATATTCCTTATGATGGTATAGGTTCTCTTGTGACCAAGTACCATTTTCTCAGTACAGGGCTAACCAAAAGCCTGTGGCATCCGTATACGCACATTGTAAGATAGTTGTTGTAGTCATCACCTTTGTTCCTCTACAGGAATAAGTGCTCTGACAATTGCCAGGTAATTGACCCATCCCAAAATGCTTGTTCATAGAAACTTCCTCTTTcgtaaggataagtctcctattaaggACAGTGGTTTGtcttcatgtaggaacaaatcacaaatcttGAAGGAAATTTGTATTTTTACCAACTATATAAACCTCAATCCTTCAAGTTACAGTTCCCTTCTCAACTGCGCAGCAAGTCCAAGGCCTAAAGGTAAAAAATGCTAGTCTTGCTTACTGAAACGGTGGGGCTTCTCCGCTACCCGTTGCTAGTTATAACTACCTTGTCAAATTGTAATGGTTATTCCTGCTTTGCTAAAGTCATACTTCTATGAAAGGACTCAGacttgtatatttaggaaaaatataaatcacttTAAGAATTTGGGATTTTTACACTTTTCTTTGAAGTTTAAGCTTGTATTtgaaacatacagtatatgcatattgaTTAAGTATTAGAATTATGAATTTGAttatgaaaatttgcattttactttttattgtattAGAAATCTAGATTTAAACTCAAGTTGGTTTGGTTATGTTCATTAAAAGTagctcagatttaaattttgaataAAGATTTGATTTATATTATATAGTATGAAGCTACTAGAGttcaaattttgattgttatatagattagtattttatttctttcagaTGATAGGGGTGCCATTCCAAGTAATGTTCCTGTCCCCCCCACAATGGCTGCTTCCATGGTTTTGGGGCGTATGCAGGAGTTATCTACTTCTTCCAGAACTCATTTGAATCAGCCTGGAATCGAGAGCCATGGAGCAACAGGGACATGTGGGACCAATCTAGAAGAGTGTGTCATCTGCCTGGAGCGTCGGCCTGATGTGATTCTTCCGTGTGCCCATGCTTACTGTCTGCCTTGCATCGAACAATGGTGGGAATATGCTAATCCATCTGAAGAATGTACTTCCAACAATGTTGTGCTCTCCATGTAAGCAGTTGAATGCCTTTGCATTGAGCTTTAGCAGTTGCTTTGACACTGCTTACCAGTAGTCCCAATTAACACCTTTGTAAAATTCACTGAAATCACTCTTCTATCTTTAGAACTACTGGCCACTAAGTACTTCGATTTCtagatttgatataaatatttctgaGCGCAAGAAAGTAATTCAGTTTtcatataataaattaaaaaaaaatcaatgaatgatTGTAAGTTATCAGTCATCAATTGCAGTGGATATTGATGCTGATGTCAATTAAAAGACAGTAAAATCTCCTTACCTGTGGTCATTATGTTCTGAGAAGCAAACAACAAATTTCCACGACCCCGTCCCAGTGTGGTTGCACAATTACACGGATAACAGGCAACTTAAAATCTAAGGATTTTTGTTTGAATATTAACTTAAGAACTGTAATTATACTTTAAATGTAAAATTCATTACAAGAGTGAATGCACTGTACTGCAATAGAGTAGTAATATATTACAGTCATTAGAATCTTATACAATACTATACTGTACTCAATGCAGTGAGAAAGGGCTGATAGGGGAAGGCTCTTTGTTTGAAACAGATTCCACACTGATGTCCACAAATCACCAGCCCactcttcaaccctcccccttactctgtctctctctttttttactcttcaaaattatttctctatattttccttttatgcaaAGAAGTGTAAGTTCACATTGCATATATCTGCCTTAGTTTGGCTTTGAAGGTGGCCATATGGCAAGCTTAAAGCATAGGAACAGTCCATCATGAGAATGTGTGGGTGTGTCACAGTGTGTGTAGGGGCAACGTCTAGCATATGAGAGTGCGAGGGCCCCCTTTCATATGACACATTTAGGATGGGGGAAACCTATACAAAGAAAACACCTTGTAATGGTGGTGTGGTAGAAAAGTTTGAATAAGTTTGTATACAATTTAGTAAAtataccaatttatatagaaacagggagagataaagagagacagagagtaagAAGGTAGAGGACGGTTTCAGAAAGAAGGTGATTAGTGGAGGAATCTGTTTAAAACCAGGTGATCTCCCTTATTGGCTTTTTCTCACTGCATTAAGTATAGCAGTATTAGTATCCCTACACTATCTCATTCTCACTCTCTCTCGCCTTTTAATGTTTTGGAATATACTAAACTGCTGAGTTTAACAGAAGTATAGTACTGTTAATTTTATATTGCTGTAGTGATTACATGATAATGTCAGGTATAATGATACATATTAGGACTAAGagtgaaacagtaataaaaaaaaaaaaatacacaataactTATAACCAACACCGGCAAACTGTGCTGCACAAAGTGTCGGGTCATATCATATCCATACTGGATAAATATACTaccaatgaaaataattaaaagaggCTTTGAAGATTTAGAGTACTGTATAAGTTTATATAGTATTTGGTAATAGAAAATGCATGATGAAAataggactcaaccgagttcggctggtactactagggtgccacagcccaccctcccacattatccaccacagttgaagcttcataatgctgaatcccctactgctgctacctccgcggtcatccaaggcaccggaggaagcagcagagcctaccgtaactgcgtcacaattgctcgcctttcattcctatttctagcacgctcttttgcctctctcacatctatcctcctatcacccagagtttccttcactccatccatccacccaaaccttggccttcctcttgtacttctcccatcaactcttgcattcatcaccttctttagcagacagccattttccattctctcaacatggccaaaccacctcaacacattcatatccactctagctgctacctcctttcttacacccgttctcaccctcactacttcgttcctaaccctatctactcgagatacaccagccatactcctttgacacttcatctcaaacacattcaatttctgtctctgtcactttcattctccacaactccgatccatacaacacagttggtacaaccactttctcttacagaactctttacattcatgcccaaccctctattttttactactcccttaactgcccccaacactttcatccttcattcactcactgacgtacatctgcttccactccaccatttgctgcaacaacagaccccaagtacttaaactgatccacctcctcaattaactctccattcaacatgacattcaacctcgcaccaccttcccttctcgtacatcacataaccttactcttacccacattaactctcaacttccttctctcacacacccttccaaattctgtcactaatcggccaagcttctcttccgcgtctgcaaccagtacagtatcatccgcaaacaactgatttacctcccattcatggtcattctcgtctaccagtttcaatcctcgtacaagcactcgagcattcacctctcttaccactccctcaacatacaaattaaacaaccacggtgacatcacacatccctgtctcagccccactctcaccggaaaccaatcgctcacttcatttcctatcctaacacatgctttactacctttgtagaaacttttcactgcttgcaacaaccttccaccaactccatataacctcatcacattccatattgcttccctatcaactctatcatatgctttctccagatccataaacgcaacatacacctccttaccttttgctaagtatttctcgcatatctgcctaactgtaaaaatctggttcatgcaacccctacctcttctaaaaccaccctgtacttctaagattgcattctctgttttatcgttaatcctattaatcagtactctaccatacacttttccaactacactcaacaaactaatacccgttgaattacaacactcatgcacatctcccttacccttgtatagtggtacaatacacgcacaaacccaatccactggtaccattgacaacacaaaacacacattaaacaatctcaccaaccttacaagtacagtcacacccccttccttcaacatctcagctctcacaccatccataccagatgcttttcctactctcattccatctagtgctctcctcgcttcctctctcgtaatctctctctcattctcatctcccatcactggcacctcaacacctgcaacagcaattatatctgcctccctattatcctcaacattcagtaaactttcaaaatactccgcccaccttttccttgcctcctctccttttaacaacccatttccatctttcactgtcttcaattcttgaaccagccttccttactctcttcacttctttccaaaacttcttattctcttcatatgaataacccaatccctgaccctacctcaggtcagctgccctttttgcctcccttaccttgcgctttacgtccacatttttctctctatatcttttatacttctctacactattactctgcagccattcttcaaaagccctctttttctcttccacttttaccttcactccttcattccaccattcactgcccttcctcatgctgcctccaacaaacttcttgccacatacattacttgcaatccctacaaaattttcttttactaacttccactcctcctctaaatttccagtttctcttactttcacttcgtcatatgccattttcaacttttcttgatatttactttttacccccggttttattagttcttcaaccctcactagctcctttttacatccacctactttattcccccactcttttgctacaactaattttccttccaccaaaaaatgatcagacataccgttagccatacacctaaacacgagcacgtctttcaatcttccaaacattcttttagctatcaacacataatccattaacgccttttctaccactcttccatttgctactcttacccatgtatacttatttttatctttctttttgaaaaaaatagaacttatcaccatctcttgcttaacacacatatctaccagtctctcaccactcattttcacctagtacgccatactgtacttcccaatgacaccttctacctctccagcgcccactctagcatttaagtcacccatgacaactacataatagTATCCTGAAGTTACTAAACTGTTCCCGTATTTGCAATCTGGCTTTTGCAAAGGCCctgaagcatgtgatgcctttcttacaatttccaaaggaagttcatataattggccttgattttagtgctgcctttgaccatgttagtcATGAGTccgttgttttcaaacttaaacagtttcaAGTAAGTGggtttttcttagcatcattattgaatttttaagcacaCTTAATAGATAGCAATGAGATGgcgatgggcaccataatgagtatagaaatgtgataactGCTGTTCTCGACCCAttttttttcatactgtatacacatgatatgtgatttggcctatagaacaagctcattgcatatgcagatgatactactctcattgcatcaattccatctcctgaatgtagatctggggttgctgaatcccttaatagagaactagctaaagttagtgtatggtgcaaattatggggcatgaagttgaaccctaacaaaactcagagtatgattgtaagtaggttaagaacAGTGACTAAATATCAAGGTCTCttaattaataatgtttctttaactatacaactcctttaagattttagttgtgattcttgattacaaattttcttttgaaaaacacattcggtctgtttcttcttcaattgcacaaaaaattggcttattgagaaagcctttcaagatttttggtgatcaatctattctaaagaagtttgATTTTTTCGTTCTACTCTGTtccaagtattgttctcctatctggtcctcatttaatttatttgacaaaaacttggtctaataaatttcttaatcttgaactggatattgatctctggcaccatcgttcagttagtttgctatgtatgttgcataggatttttcataattctgaccatccattgcattttTATAGTTCCAGACTGTACTATCTTGTACGCAACTTTACTAAACATGAAATAATGTTACAGGATGATATGTGGAAAATATAGacactactgtacgtacagtatttcGCCTTAATTCAGAACTGTATTTCCCCCTATAAGTCTAATATTTAAGGTAAGGTATTCTTAACCTTGGGAAACCTTTTCTAATGCTATTCATCTAAAAGTACGATTTATGAAATGGAATAGCCTTGTGTTAATTGGGATACTGAATCTGCTTGCATGCTTGTAATGCTTTTTTTATGCTTCGATCCTTTTTATAGCATGCTATTATACTTTATTGCATATGCTTCTGATTTGCAAAGTATCACCAGTTTTATATCTGCATCCTTTGCTGTATCCTATTTTTGTAGTTATGTCAATTGGAAGAATGTTCCATGAGAATgttataatacatatttcagtgtatTGTGTTATATGGTATATCAAAAATGTAATGTATGTTGTAGGAATTATTTGATGTGATTTTTTTAAGCCAGTAATTTTTCAAAGCCTGTTCATATGAATGAAGAgcaattatttctttaataaatctaAACTCAGAGCTCTGTTGGCTATCTTAGTCAACATCAACTTACACTTGATAATTATTATTGTCTTCCTTGCCAGAACTCAGTATTTTCATTCCATCACGTAACTGGAATTTTTTCATAGTAAAATCcatttttttccatataaaatcctgttatttttattattactgcatTTATGAGGCTTAAaatagcttaacccttttaccctcaaaggacgtactggtacgtttcacaaaagccatccctttacccccatggacgtaccggtacgtcctttcaaaaaaatgctataaaatttttttttttcatatttttgataatttattgataaaattcaggcattttccaagagaatgagaccaacctgacctctctctgacaaaaattaaggctgttagagcaatttaaaaaaaatatactgcaaaatgtgctgggaaaaaaataaccccctgggggttaagggttggaaatttccaaatagcctgggggtaaaagggttaattggcaGCTGGGCTTGCTCAGATCTGTAATTGCGCATTTGTTCATAAACGAATAAAAACCCTTGTAATTTAATACGAGTATAttttcagcatagctggaaggcggttcttaaaattttaagaatttgGTAATAGTTACTGCTGGGTGGCTGAAAAGCCCTTCCCACCTGACAGGCCACTGAGCTCTTCACTTTGTTTTCAGCCCCTATAGAGTATTGACGTACTCGTGACACCATCAACTGTGCATTTAATTTTTGcgttttcttttagataatttttaGCAGTTTGTTTAGTGCAAGGGATATATTGTACAACAGCATTTTTGTTGCTGTTTATTCCCTCACAAATGAGGAGTGGTGCCCACTGCCGACAAGTTAAAGTAGAGGGGCGCTGCCCTTCTTGTCAGCGCCACCCTGCGTCTGGAAAGGTGCTAGAGGTGTCTCTTCATGAAGTTCCTAGGATTTCTTTCCTCGTTGCACAATTGTCGCTATCGGCCTGGAAACCACACTTAACGAAGAACTtcaaattcctcctcctcttccgccTCGCTACCCCTTCATGCACTGCCAGTTCGGATAGAGGGCCACCTCCTTTTTTCCCCATTATTGACGAAGTCCTAGAAGACCAATCTATTTGAGTTGTGTATACCTGATTCCTTGCCTTCTGGTTTTGTTATGGTAGGAATACGAGACTATCTATCCTGGTAGCTGCAAatagtgtcatttttttttttttcatatgacccTACTATTTATGTAACCACAGTTCTGATGACCCTGCAGTTAATATTCCATGCAATCCAGAAATCAGACAGTTGCTTTTGTGGCTCTGAGGGTCCAGATGGTGCTTATTCATCAGTACTGTACTACTGCTCTTCTGTCTGTTAGACAAAATACTGGggttatagaaattaaaaaaaacatgaatgtaGGCTAAATATACACTGGATTTGATtgaataaaaatatcttattttgataaaattaatttcccTTCGTGCACCctcatcagttattccatcgtataaaaaaaggattttttttatataattcatccTGTTGGATAAAAAAGGGGGTTTTGACAAAGTATTAACCAATTTTGATGGAGGTGATATGTGGTCcccaaggactttcctgtaaagGCTAGAACAGTGAATTCAATATGATAGGATATACCATAGAAATATAATCTTCAAACCTAATCTTATCAGTAGCCCTCAGGATTACTTGCTGGTGTACTTAAAGCAGAAGGTTTCAGACCTATTTTGCCTCTTTGTACCTTATTGACATGACCACAGGCCCTTAGACTTGGACCCCTTTCCTTGGGTCTTAAGGTGGCTGTTATGTAACATACCCAGCTCTTTCACTGAACTCGCTATACATCTCGTCCAAAGTAAAACATTCAACCCAAGTCTCGAAgagaggtagaatgactggctcttctacaTCTTtcttgttcccttctcaaaggGAGGCAGCAATCACACCCATTACAAGCTGATCGAAGGTCTGATGCTGGAAGAGAGCACCTTTCTTTAAACTaagcattccaagaagcaactacTCCATCCTCCTGGCAATGGGTCAGTGTTCTTGATGTCCCTGGATTGACACTGCCAACGTGATCTTCATTTTAGGGAGATAGGTTTTCCATAGTATAGTACTGGGTTCCTTTTAAGCCAGTACTGGCCAAGCCCTTAAAAGTTACATACTTATGATTACCTGTTAGGAGGTTGTTGGATTCACCTTCATCTCCCTTATAAACAGGAAGGGTGACATGTCTGGGAAAAAAAAGAACTTCCCCCTATGGTTCTAGGAGATATTTTTCCCACGTGGGTGATTCTCCAAATTTTAAAGGATGGAAGGGTTCTTTACTTGTAggaataaacgaaaaaaaattataaattaatgtgtatttttccttgctatacaaaGGGCAAAAGTAGCTATTCTGTGACAGGCAGGTAGCTTGGTTTACCCCTCATACCATTTGTCATTACCAGATACTATGTTAACAATTTAATGGCCATTTCAGTGCCATGGAAGACATATCCCTACTTtaaagggctcaggtttgtatagttatgataaagaaaatttaatgttaaaatttttttttaattcaactttaggtctattatttattttaataattttcctttacCCTCTCATtacattagttttaaaattatcatcTCTATTTTCCTTCCTTTCATTGTTGTTCTGTAATTATTCTCAGCTTATTATTTCTATTTCGATACTACTGTATTTCATTCCTTATTATATAATAAATCACTGGCACTTGGACTTTCCATTTTAGCGTAAATAGCTAAAATGGAAAcataaaattttatttaccttatttATATACCCTGTACTTGCAACCCCATTTTATTATTTCACTCTGGTATCATAAGTGATTAGCTAAAACCTCATAATTAATGTTGAGTACAGTaataaaaatcaagaaattaaCATTGCGACAAActtggaagaaaaatattttaccGAAAGCAAATAGGGATTTCTTACTCATCTTTGTGTCATTATTTAGAAAAAGGAAgcaataatttttcatgtttttatctcATCACCAACCATGTTACCAAGGTTTCTTGGATGTGCGTTTCAAGTTTAGTATCAGTTGCTAAAGATATGCAAGTGATTGGCTCCCAATATCACTTACTGTCACTAATTTTACTGTTTTCTATAACTAATTAAGCAATTATTAGCTAACTTAGTTTGCTGATATCacaggtacagtactgtattttaccacTAAGTAACAGTTCTGCTGAAGTAAAATAAGAAGTCTTGTTCATTATACGAgcacaaaatttttattattttgttcaacaaattaggaCCCTCTCACTTATTTCAACTAATGTGAACTTGGCCCTCCAAGAGTCCATAAAGGGGAAACAGATTCAATCTCTTCCTCTTTCAAAGAATTATTTCACTTTCAGTAATTGTCATGTGGTAAGTGGTAATGCATAAGTTAAAAAAACATAAAGGGAACAAAAAGTTTGAATTTTTCTCTGTTATGATTTCAAGCCTAGAGTACTTTACTTAATTTTTGCTATGTATGGTATTTTGAAAACATGGTTACATTTGATACTTTTTTTCACAGGACTGATGTAGATAAGACTTGCCCTGTGTGTAGAGAGTCCTTGAAGAGCACTGATGATACTTGGGTCTTATCAGAGGTCCCTGATGATGACCAAGTAAATGATGAAATCCGCAGGGCACTTATTGGTTTGGCTGGCGACAAAACCGAGTCTCCCCCGTGAGTGATGCGAGATAAGATTACTTAGAATGCCAAAGGAGTCTGATGATTGGTTTTAATTTTCTACTGCACTGTGATGTGGGATAATCAGTACTGGTTAAGGATAAGAAC
This genomic window contains:
- the LOC137632594 gene encoding RING finger protein 141-like isoform X1 produces the protein MGQGSSTGNPLRENLESLHNQLMKHAGADYDIATTTTLTYDQFLSYITQLNQICREYKDSDGHVLVFAVKKGTDSTIFWKATVRIACVKLNTVTNKVLSYRLLNIRQFLQVFRRITYECTGGSLGGVEGLEATNVCVDDRGAIPSNVPVPPTMAASMVLGRMQELSTSSRTHLNQPGIESHGATGTCGTNLEECVICLERRPDVILPCAHAYCLPCIEQWWEYANPSEECTSNNVVLSMTDVDKTCPVCRESLKSTDDTWVLSEVPDDDQVNDEIRRALIGLAGDKTESPP